In Chrysemys picta bellii isolate R12L10 chromosome 3, ASM1138683v2, whole genome shotgun sequence, a single genomic region encodes these proteins:
- the RRAGD gene encoding ras-related GTP-binding protein D isoform X5 — MSLLGSRITGMGPSPSRMETRRPAPTKRIWDFPGQIDFFDPTFDYEMIFRGTGALIFVIDSQDDYMEALARLHLTVTRAYKVNPDINFEIFIHKVDGLSDDHKIETQRDIHQRANDDLADAGLEKIHLSFYLTSIYDHSIFEAFSKVVQKLIPQLPTLENLLNIFISNSGIEKAFLFDVVSKIYIATDSTPVDMQTYELCCDMIDVVIDISCIYGLKEDGAGTPYDKESTAIIKLNNTTVLYLKEVTKFLALVCFVREESFERKGLIDYNFHCFRKAIHEVFEVRMKVVRSRKHQSQMQKNKRATPNGTPRAPL, encoded by the exons ATATGGGACTTTCCTGGGCAAATTGACTTCTTTGACCCTACGTTTGACTATGagatgattttcagaggcactggaGCACTGATATTTGTCATAGATTCTCAG GATGATTATATGGAGGCCTTGGCTAGGTTGCATCTCACCGTGACCAGAGCTTATAAAGTGAATCCAGACATAAACTTTGAAATCTTTATTCATAAAGTGGATGGTTTGTCTGATGATCATAAGATTGAAACCCAAAGAGACATTCACCAGAGGGCAAATGATGACCTTGCAGATGCTGGATTGGAGAAAATTCACCTCAG CTTTTATCTGACAAGCATATATGATCATTCTATATTTGAAGCCTTTAGCAAagtggtacagaaactgattccACAGCTCCCAACACTGGAAAACCTCCTTAACATCTTTATCTCA AATTCTGGGATTGAGAAAGCATTTCTGTTTGATGTAGTCAGTAAAATTTATATTGCAACGGACAGTACTCCAGTGGATATGCAAACTTATGAGCTCTGCTGTGATATGATAGATGTTGTTATTGATATTTCTTGTATCTATGG GCTCAAAGAAGATGGTGCGGGAACACCTTATGACAAAGAATCAACAGCAATCATAAAACTGAACAATACAACTGTCCTTTATCTAAAGGAGGTGACAAAATTCCTTGCTCTTGTTTGCTTTGTAAGAGAAGAAAGCTTTGAGAGAAaag gACTAATAGACTACAACTTCCATTGTTTTCGCAAGGCCATACATGAAGTATTTGAAGTGAGAATGAAAGTAGTGAGATCTAGAAAACATCAGAGCCagatgcaaaaaaataaaagagcCACCCCTAATGGCACACCTAGAGCACCACTGTAG
- the RRAGD gene encoding ras-related GTP-binding protein D isoform X4, with translation MGLRRSGKSSIQKVVFHKMSPNETLFLESTNKICREDVSNSSFVNFQIWDFPGQIDFFDPTFDYEMIFRGTGALIFVIDSQDDYMEALARLHLTVTRAYKVNPDINFEIFIHKVDGLSDDHKIETQRDIHQRANDDLADAGLEKIHLSFYLTSIYDHSIFEAFSKVVQKLIPQLPTLENLLNIFISNSGIEKAFLFDVVSKIYIATDSTPVDMQTYELCCDMIDVVIDISCIYGLKEDGAGTPYDKESTAIIKLNNTTVLYLKEVTKFLALVCFVREESFERKGLIDYNFHCFRKAIHEVFEVRMKVVRSRKHQSQMQKNKRATPNGTPRAPL, from the exons ATGGGACTGAGAAGAAGTGGGAAGTCTTCCATTCAGAAAGTTGTCTTTCACAAAATGTCTCCAAATGAAACCCTTTTCTTGGAGAGCACTAACAAGATCTGCAGAGAAGATGTTTCCAACAGCTCCTTTGTTAACTTTCAGATATGGGACTTTCCTGGGCAAATTGACTTCTTTGACCCTACGTTTGACTATGagatgattttcagaggcactggaGCACTGATATTTGTCATAGATTCTCAG GATGATTATATGGAGGCCTTGGCTAGGTTGCATCTCACCGTGACCAGAGCTTATAAAGTGAATCCAGACATAAACTTTGAAATCTTTATTCATAAAGTGGATGGTTTGTCTGATGATCATAAGATTGAAACCCAAAGAGACATTCACCAGAGGGCAAATGATGACCTTGCAGATGCTGGATTGGAGAAAATTCACCTCAG CTTTTATCTGACAAGCATATATGATCATTCTATATTTGAAGCCTTTAGCAAagtggtacagaaactgattccACAGCTCCCAACACTGGAAAACCTCCTTAACATCTTTATCTCA AATTCTGGGATTGAGAAAGCATTTCTGTTTGATGTAGTCAGTAAAATTTATATTGCAACGGACAGTACTCCAGTGGATATGCAAACTTATGAGCTCTGCTGTGATATGATAGATGTTGTTATTGATATTTCTTGTATCTATGG GCTCAAAGAAGATGGTGCGGGAACACCTTATGACAAAGAATCAACAGCAATCATAAAACTGAACAATACAACTGTCCTTTATCTAAAGGAGGTGACAAAATTCCTTGCTCTTGTTTGCTTTGTAAGAGAAGAAAGCTTTGAGAGAAaag gACTAATAGACTACAACTTCCATTGTTTTCGCAAGGCCATACATGAAGTATTTGAAGTGAGAATGAAAGTAGTGAGATCTAGAAAACATCAGAGCCagatgcaaaaaaataaaagagcCACCCCTAATGGCACACCTAGAGCACCACTGTAG
- the RRAGD gene encoding ras-related GTP-binding protein D isoform X3 → MNIIITLMSFLVIFIILSEIFVYTFNRPVLDFSDPFNTEVKPRILLMGLRRSGKSSIQKVVFHKMSPNETLFLESTNKICREDVSNSSFVNFQIWDFPGQIDFFDPTFDYEMIFRGTGALIFVIDSQDDYMEALARLHLTVTRAYKVNPDINFEIFIHKVDGLSDDHKIETQRDIHQRANDDLADAGLEKIHLSFYLTSIYDHSIFEAFSKVVQKLIPQLPTLENLLNIFISNSGIEKAFLFDVVSKIYIATDSTPVDMQTYELCCDMIDVVIDISCIYGLKEDGAGTPYDKESTAIIKLNNTTVLYLKEVTKFLALVCFVREESFERKGLIDYNFHCFRKAIHEVFEVRMKVVRSRKHQSQMQKNKRATPNGTPRAPL, encoded by the exons TTCTGGATTTCAGTGACCCCTTCAATACTGAAGTTAAGCCAAGAATCCTACTTATGGGACTGAGAAGAAGTGGGAAGTCTTCCATTCAGAAAGTTGTCTTTCACAAAATGTCTCCAAATGAAACCCTTTTCTTGGAGAGCACTAACAAGATCTGCAGAGAAGATGTTTCCAACAGCTCCTTTGTTAACTTTCAGATATGGGACTTTCCTGGGCAAATTGACTTCTTTGACCCTACGTTTGACTATGagatgattttcagaggcactggaGCACTGATATTTGTCATAGATTCTCAG GATGATTATATGGAGGCCTTGGCTAGGTTGCATCTCACCGTGACCAGAGCTTATAAAGTGAATCCAGACATAAACTTTGAAATCTTTATTCATAAAGTGGATGGTTTGTCTGATGATCATAAGATTGAAACCCAAAGAGACATTCACCAGAGGGCAAATGATGACCTTGCAGATGCTGGATTGGAGAAAATTCACCTCAG CTTTTATCTGACAAGCATATATGATCATTCTATATTTGAAGCCTTTAGCAAagtggtacagaaactgattccACAGCTCCCAACACTGGAAAACCTCCTTAACATCTTTATCTCA AATTCTGGGATTGAGAAAGCATTTCTGTTTGATGTAGTCAGTAAAATTTATATTGCAACGGACAGTACTCCAGTGGATATGCAAACTTATGAGCTCTGCTGTGATATGATAGATGTTGTTATTGATATTTCTTGTATCTATGG GCTCAAAGAAGATGGTGCGGGAACACCTTATGACAAAGAATCAACAGCAATCATAAAACTGAACAATACAACTGTCCTTTATCTAAAGGAGGTGACAAAATTCCTTGCTCTTGTTTGCTTTGTAAGAGAAGAAAGCTTTGAGAGAAaag gACTAATAGACTACAACTTCCATTGTTTTCGCAAGGCCATACATGAAGTATTTGAAGTGAGAATGAAAGTAGTGAGATCTAGAAAACATCAGAGCCagatgcaaaaaaataaaagagcCACCCCTAATGGCACACCTAGAGCACCACTGTAG